From bacterium (Candidatus Blackallbacteria) CG13_big_fil_rev_8_21_14_2_50_49_14, the proteins below share one genomic window:
- a CDS encoding NAD(P)/FAD-dependent oxidoreductase yields MSPLSTEKFDALVIGSGMGGLAAASFLAQFGGQRVLVLERHFKAGGFTHTFQRKKWHWDVGLHYVGEMHEKASLRQIFDLATGGEVKWQKMPDPLEYFVYPEHRFALPADPDAYRSALQAAFPQEQKAIDTYFKDLQRLIGFFQQYMGCLALPTPVGKALRWLSHKERAFALQTTGQYLASRFRDPQLRGVIASQWGDYGLPPGQSALLIHALIAHHYLRGGYYPIGGSGTLAASIEKQIKAQGGEIRVCQEVSEILIEGSKAVGVRVRDLRSHDQPEYTLKAPRIVSDAGVWNTYLRLMPPETTSYASGIREFFSQTPAVSALTLYLGFESSPRDLGYQGENYWLYPSYDHDRNFASRHQWLHLEQAQPPMAYLSFPSLKDPLAQAHTGEIITVSEASDFKNWEKSAWKKRGKDYETLKAELSERLLNYVEGYCPGLKAKVAFSELSTPLSNAWFTAHPQGMIYGAAAIPERFKTELTPWHQPRTPIPGLYLTGADAGTLGIGGALAGGLLAATAILGPSKMAPVLKQMR; encoded by the coding sequence ATGTCACCCCTCTCCACAGAAAAATTCGATGCCCTGGTGATTGGTTCTGGCATGGGCGGTCTGGCTGCCGCCAGTTTTCTTGCCCAATTTGGCGGACAGCGCGTACTGGTATTGGAACGCCACTTCAAGGCTGGCGGCTTTACCCATACCTTTCAGCGCAAAAAATGGCATTGGGATGTCGGCTTGCACTATGTCGGCGAGATGCACGAAAAAGCTTCACTGCGCCAGATTTTTGATCTAGCAACGGGGGGAGAAGTCAAGTGGCAAAAAATGCCCGATCCACTCGAATATTTTGTTTACCCTGAGCACCGTTTTGCTTTGCCAGCCGATCCCGACGCCTATCGCAGTGCGCTTCAGGCAGCCTTTCCCCAGGAACAGAAAGCGATTGATACTTATTTCAAAGACCTGCAACGTTTAATCGGATTTTTTCAACAGTATATGGGCTGTCTGGCCTTGCCCACCCCCGTTGGCAAAGCCCTGCGCTGGCTTTCGCACAAAGAACGGGCCTTTGCCCTGCAAACAACAGGCCAGTACCTGGCTTCCCGCTTTCGGGATCCCCAGTTGCGTGGCGTGATCGCCTCACAATGGGGCGACTACGGCCTACCTCCAGGGCAGAGTGCGCTGCTCATTCATGCGCTGATTGCGCATCATTATCTGCGGGGCGGCTATTATCCTATCGGAGGTTCTGGCACCCTCGCCGCCAGTATCGAAAAACAAATCAAAGCCCAGGGCGGTGAAATTCGCGTTTGTCAGGAAGTCAGCGAAATTCTGATCGAAGGGAGCAAAGCTGTGGGCGTCAGGGTTCGCGATCTGCGCTCTCACGATCAACCTGAGTATACCCTCAAAGCGCCAAGAATAGTCTCCGATGCGGGTGTTTGGAATACCTATCTGCGCCTGATGCCCCCCGAAACCACTTCCTATGCCAGTGGCATCCGTGAATTTTTCAGTCAGACCCCTGCGGTTTCAGCCCTCACCCTTTACCTGGGCTTTGAAAGCTCCCCGCGCGATCTGGGGTATCAGGGTGAAAACTATTGGCTCTATCCCAGCTATGATCACGACCGCAATTTTGCCAGCCGCCACCAATGGTTACACTTAGAACAGGCCCAGCCCCCCATGGCCTATCTTTCGTTTCCCTCCCTGAAAGATCCCCTGGCCCAGGCCCATACCGGCGAAATTATTACCGTAAGCGAAGCCTCGGATTTTAAAAACTGGGAAAAAAGCGCCTGGAAAAAACGCGGAAAGGATTATGAGACGCTCAAGGCAGAGCTTTCAGAGCGCCTCTTGAACTATGTGGAAGGCTATTGCCCTGGCCTGAAAGCCAAGGTCGCCTTCAGTGAGCTGTCTACCCCACTCAGCAATGCCTGGTTTACCGCTCACCCCCAAGGCATGATCTATGGTGCAGCCGCCATTCCTGAACGCTTTAAAACCGAGCTGACGCCCTGGCATCAGCCCCGCACCCCCATTCCTGGCCTCTATTTAACGGGAGCCGATGCGGGAACCTTGGGCATAGGTGGAGCCTTGGCAGGAGGTCTCTTGGCTGCGACCGCGATTTTGGGCCCCAGCAAAATGGCCCCCGTGCTCAAACAAATGCGTTGA